One Rissa tridactyla isolate bRisTri1 chromosome 4, bRisTri1.patW.cur.20221130, whole genome shotgun sequence DNA window includes the following coding sequences:
- the APLNR gene encoding apelin receptor, with amino-acid sequence MEEATDAYAYGDNETECEYAEWGPSLALLPAIYLLVFLLGTAGNGLVLWTVFKGGRDRRRSADTFIANLAAADLTFVATLPLWAAYAWLGYHWPFGTAACKVSSYLVFVNMYASVFCLTGLSFDRYLAIVRPLATAKLRSRVSGLVATVALWALAALLALPALVLRRAAALGGDTKITCYMDYGGLAAPGTEGAWEVGLGLSSTALGFVLPFAVMLTCYFFIARTVASHFRRERAEGPRKRKRLLTIITVLVAAFGGCWLPFHLVKTLYVLMDLEVLPWSCGLHAFLNNLHPYCTSIAYVNSCLNPFLYAFFDPRFRHACAALLCCRPPGPGTDRSASYSSGHSHPPGTKGGPVPGGKLDPATQETLFRA; translated from the coding sequence atgGAGGAGGCGACGGACGCCTACGCCTACGGGGACAACGAGACCGAGTGCGAATATGCCGAGTGGGGCCCctcgctggccctgctgcccgccaTCTACCTGCTGGTCTTCCTGCTGGGCACGGCGGGCAACGGGCTGGTCCTCTGGACCGTCTTCAAGGGCGGCCGGGACCGCCGGCGCTCGGCCGACACCTTCATCGCCAACCTGGCTGCCGCCGACCTCACCTTCGTGGCCACCCTGCCGCTGTGGGCGGCCTATGCCTGGCTGGGCTACCACTGGCCCTTTGGGACCGCCGCCTGCAAGGTCAGCAGCTACCTGGTCTTCGTCAACATGTACGCCAGCGTCTTCTGCCTGACGGGGCTGAGCTTCGACCGCTACCTGGCCATTGTCCGGCCTCTGGCCACCGCCAAGCTGCGCTCGCGGGTCAGTGGGCTGGTGGCCACAGTGGCCCTGTGGGCGCTAGCGGCTCTGCTGGCCCTGCCGGCCCTGGTGCTGCGGCGGGCAGCCGCCCTGGGTGGGGACACCAAGATCACCTGCTACATGGACTACGGGGGCCTGGCTGCCCCGGGGACGGAGGGCGCCtgggaggtggggctggggctctCCTCCACCGCCCTGGGCTTCGTGCTGCCCTTCGCCGTCATGCTGACCTGCTACTTCTTCATCGCCCGCACCGTGGCCAGCCACTTCCGCCGGGAGCGCGCCGAGGGGCCCCGCAAGCGCAAGCGGCTCCTCACCATCATCACGGTGCTGGTGGCTGCCTTCgggggctgctggctgccctTCCACCTGGTCAAGACCCTCTACGTCCTGATGGACCTGGAGGTGCTGCCCTGGTCCTGCGGCCTCCACGCCTTCCTCAACAACCTCCACCCCTACTGCACCAGCATCGCCTACGTCAACAGCTGCCTCAACCCCTTCCTCTACGCCTTCTTCGACCCCCGGTTCCGCCATGCCTGCGCTGCCCTCCTCTgctgccgcccccccggccccggcaccgaCCGCTCCGCCAGCTACTCCTCGGGGCACAGCCACCCCCCCGGCACCAAGGGGGGGCCGGTCCCGGGGGGAAAGCTGGACCCCGCCACCCAGGAGACGCTCTTCCGTGCCTGa
- the LRRC55 gene encoding leucine-rich repeat-containing protein 55 isoform X1, protein MAPPAWRVASTAPPAVAPPAWRVASMAPPAVAPPAWRVASMAPPVPSPSQAAENGRTPAPPLPRGWQTPVPAAAGGFVVAPECRRGARSPSLLARSPAPLPKAAGSPAGGWPPPPREGPGPPAVAGPRRRPAMLLGPWLVAAAAAAVAAGAGAGCPVLCTCRGQAVDCSGQRLFSVPPELPLDTGNLSLAHNRIASIPPGYLACYGQLRALDLRNNSLAALPAGLFLGARRLAHLDLSYNNFSLVAADMFLEASGLLRLDLSHNPGLRRVHPQAFRGLAQLRELDLSYGGLSAISLDALEGLPGLVGLRLGGNPWVCGCAMEPFLKWLRGRIQRCASDSQLAECRAPPEVAGAPLLSLTEESFQACHLTLTLDDYLFIAFVGFVVSIASVATNFLLGITANCCHRWSKASEDEDV, encoded by the exons ATGGCCCCTCCAGCCTGGCGTGTGGCTAGCACGGCTCCCCCCGCCGTGGCCCCCCCAGCCTGGCGTGTGGCTAGCATGGCTCCCCCCGCCGTGGCCCCCCCAGCCTGGCGTGTGGCTAGCATGGCTCCCCCCGTCCCCTCTCCCTCGCAGGCAGCCGAAAACGGCCGGACGCCGGCCCCGCCGTTGCCCCGGGGCTGGCAGACCCCCGTTCCCGCTGCGGCGGGGGGATTTGTCGTGGCCCCCGAATGCCGCCGGGGTGCCCGGAGCCCCTCTTTGCTAgcccgcagcccggccccgctccccaaggccgccggcagccccgcggggggatggcccccgccgccccgtgagggtcccggcccccccgccgTCGCGgggcctcgccgccgccccgccatgCTGCTGGGCCCCTggctggtggcggcggcggcggcggcggtggcggcgggtgCCGGGGCGGGCTGCCCGGTGCTGTGCACGTGCCGCGGGCAGGCGGTGGACTGCAGCGGGCAGCGGCTCTTCTCCGTGCCCCCCGAGCTGCCGCTGGACACCGGCAACCTCAGCCTGGCCCACAACCGCATCGCCAGCATCCCGCCGGGCTACCTGGCCTGCTACGGCCAGCTGCGGGCCCTCGACCTGCGCAACAACTCGCTGGCGGCCCTGCCGgccgggctcttcctgggggcccGCCGCCTGGCCCACCTCGACCTCAGCTACAACAACTTCAGCCTGGTGGCCGCCGACATGTTCCTGGAGGCCAGCGGGCTGCTGCGCCTGGACCTCAGCCACAACCCCGGCCTGCGCCGCGTCCACCCCCAGGCCTTCCGCGGGCTGGCCCAGCTGCGGGAGCTGGACCTCAGCTACGGGGGGCTGTCGGCCATCAGCCTGGACGCCCTggaggggctgccggggctggtggggctgcgcCTGGGCGGCAACCCCTGGGTGTGCGGCTGCGCCATGGAGCCCTTCCTCAAGTGGCTGCGGGGACGTATCCAGCGCTGCGCCTCGG ATTCGCAGCTGGCCGAGTGCCGGGCCCCCCCCGAGGTGGCGGGAGCCCCCCTGCTCTCCCTGACGGAGGAGAGCTTCCAGGCCTGCCACCTCACCCTGACGCTGGACGACTATCTCTTCATCGCCTTCGTCGGCTTCGTCGTCTCCATCGCCTCGGTGGCCACCAACTTCCTGCTGGGCATCACCGCCAACTGCTGCCACCGCTGGAGCAAGGCCAGCGAGGACGAGGACGTTTAG
- the NLRP6 gene encoding NACHT, LRR and PYD domains-containing protein 6 isoform X2 — MGQYVSKKRAPSRGIPPGTAGELLLQALEDLTQIDFKKFRDALAHGDLQGRRCIPRGRLEKADWMDTKNLMLDFYGGEAALDVAIAVFERIHLRNAADLLRESRERALGPAPLLGSSSPDFQRNYKKAIRQAYSRIKDQNARVGDNVSLNARYSRLVIVNKHRDKEEREHEIVAMGRRHAEIIKEQASASIVVGDLFKPGPDGWTPKEVVLLGAAGVGKTMTARKIMLDWASDKVFAEFDYVFYIHCREGNLLTSQASMADLITQCYPGSSPPLAEMLGQTERLLFIIDGFDELRFSVDRPLSELCSQPFEQRPVEIILSSLFRRRLLPKSSLLVTTRPAALRKLGKCLECERYAEILGFDEAEREEYFHKFFENAEQAAAAFQFVRGNETLFTMCLVPIVCWIVCTVMKQQLGCAGGLTQSPKTTTGIYILYLLALLQSLSGPVKQGMPAVLRRLCCLAADGVWRQKVLFEEKEVQGYALDQREALPLLLNEHLFQKDISCISTYSFIHLSFQEFFAALFYLLEDEGEARDPPAGPTREVKALLESYGNSRNYFMMTVRFLFGLLNKDRRRELEEEMGCKISPRITQELLVWLQKSQQTALALLEEETAVIREMEVCHCLYELQDERFVVTALDPFTGVYLRGINLNRFDQIVLAFSIKHFPKLESLDLGHCSFLWDHPEHPAGPQPAQPARREIQQEEGKQSPIHLLCQALEKSGCKLKTLRFDRCQLTGACCGALASVLSMKPTLVELDLAGNEDLRDGGVKLLCEGLACGGCRLQILRLGCCNLTAAGCGALAAALGSLPALAQLDLSDNPLGDGGVRELCTALAGPGCSLQKLWLWRCRLTAASCGALAAVLPASPSLTELHLGDNELGDGGVRRLSKGLRDPACRLQTLRLWRCRLTAASCGALAAVLPASPCLTELHLGDNKLGDGGVRRLSEGLRDPACRLQTLSLWQSRLTGACCADLCAMLSPSRSLEFLDLSDNDLGDASVQQLCKALGHPTCCLQKLWLKKSGLSTETLQKLDALKCGKPTLNIGYM, encoded by the exons ATGGGGCAGTACGTCAGCAAGAAGCGCGCCCCGAGCAGGGGCATCCCCCCGGGCACCgccggggagctgctgctccaggccCTGGAAGACCTCACCcagatagattttaaaaaatttcgGGATGCGCTGGCGCACGGAGACCTGCAGGGCAGGCGCTGCATTCCCAGGGGGCGGCTGGAGAAGGCTGACTGGATGGACACGAAGAACCTCATGCTGGATTTCTATGGCGGGGAGGCTGCCCTGGATGTGGCGATAGCTGTCTTCGAGCGCATCCACCTCCGCAACGCTGCCGACCTGCTCCGGGAAAGcagggagagag ccctggggccCGCTCCTCTGCTGGGTTCATCGTCACCAG ATTTCCAGAGGAATTACAAAAAAGCCATACGCCAGGCGTACAGCCGCATAAAGGACCAAAACGCCCGGGTGGGCGATAACGTGAGCCTGAACGCCAGGTACTCGAGGCTGGTGATCGTCAACAAGCACCGCGACAAGGAGGAACGGGAGCATGAGATCGTGGCTATGGGGCGGAGGCACGCGGAGATCATTAAGGAGCAGGCCAGCGCCTCCATCGTGGTGGGCGACCTCTTCAAGCCCGGCCCGGACGGCTGGACCCCCAAGGAGGTGGTGCTGCTGGGGGCCGCGGGCGTGGGCAAGACGATGACAGCCAGGAAGATCATGCTGGACTGGGCGTCCGACAAGGTGTTTGCGGAGTTTGACTACGTCTTCTACATCCACTGCCGGGAGGGCAACCTCCTCACCAGCCAGGCCAGCATGGCCGATCTCATCACCCAGTGCTACCCCGGCAGCTCTCCGCCGCTCGCTGAGATGCTGGGGCAGACGGAGAGGCTCCTGTTCATCATCGATGGCTTTGACGAGCTCCGCTTTTCCGTCGACCGGCCCCTGTCCGAGCTGTGCTCCCAGCCCTTCGAGCAGAGGCCGGTGGAGATCATCCTGAGCAGCCTCTTCCGCCGGAGGCTCCTGCCCAAGAGCTCCCTGCTGGTCACCACCAGGCCGGCCGCCTTGCGGAAGCTGGGCAAGTGCCTGGAGTGTGAGCGCTACGCCGAAATCCTGGGCTTTGATGAGGCGGAGAGGGAGGAGTATTTCCACAAGTTCTTCGAAAACGCGGAGCAGGCGGCTGCCGCCTTCCAGTTCGTCAGAGGCAACGAGACGCTCTTCACCATGTGCCTGGTGCCCATTGTGTGCTGGATCGTCTGCACCGTCATGAAGCAGCAACTTGGCTGCGCCGGGGGTCTCACCCAAAGCCCGAAGACAACGACGGGGATCTACATCCTCTACCTCTTGGCCCTGCTGCAGTCGCTGAGTGGGCCGGTGAAGCAAGGCATGCCCGCGGTGCTCAGGAGGCTCTGCTGCCTGGCGGCCGACGGCGTCTGGAGGCAGAAGGTCCTCTTTGAGGAGAAGGAGGTGCAGGGGTACGCCCTGGACCAGCGGGAAGCCCTCCCGCTCCTGCTCAACGAGCACCTCTTCCAGAAGGACATCTCCTGCATCAGCACCTACAGCTTCATCCACCTCAGCTTCCAGGAGTTTTTCGCGGCGCTCTTCTACCTGCTGGAAGATGAGGGGGAGGCACGGGACCCCCccgccggtcccaccagggaggtgAAGGCGCTGCTGGAGAGCTACGGCAACTCCAGGAACTACTTCATGATGACCGTGCGGTTCCTCTTTGGGCTCCTCAACAAGGACcgcaggagggagctggaggaggagatgggctgTAAAATCTCCCCCAGGATTACGCAGGAATTACTGGTGTGGCTTCAAAAGAGCCAGCAAACGGCCCTGGCTCTTCTGGAGGAGGAGACGGCGGTGATTCGTGAGATGGAGGTCTGCCACTGCCTGTACGAGCTCCAGGACGAGCGTTTTGTAGTGACTGCCTTGGATCCCTTCACGGGGGTGTACCTGCGAGGGATCAACCTCAACCGCTTCGACCAAATCGTCCTGGCCTTCAGCATAAAACACTTCCCCAAGCTGGAGTCGCTGGACCTGGGCCACTGCTCCTTCCTGTGGGACCACCCCGAGCACCCTGCGGGCCCGCAGCCGGCCCAGCCGGCACGTCG GGAAATACAGCAAGAGGAGGGAAAGCAGTCGCCCATCCACCTGCTTTGTCAAGCCTTGGAAAAATCAGGCTGCAAATTAAAGACATTAAG GTTTGATCGGTGCCAGCTCACAGGCGCCTGCTGCGGGGCTCTGGCCTCCGTCCTCAGCATGAAACCCACCCTGGTGGAGCTGGACCTGGCTGGGAACGAGGACCTGCGGGACGGTGGCGTGAAGCTGCTGTGCGAGGGGCTGGCGTGCGGCGGCTGCCGGCTGCAGATACTGCG GTTGGGCTGCTGCAACCTGACGGCCGCGGGCTGCGGGGCCCTGGCCGCCGCGCTGGGTTCCCTGCCCGCCCTGGCGCAGCTGGACCTGAGCGACAACCCCCTGGGGGACGGCGGCGTGCGGGAGCTGTGCACGGCGCTGGCGGGGCCCGGCTGCAGCCTGCAGAAGCTCTG GCTGTGGCGGTGCCGGCTGACGGCGGCGAGCTGCGGGGCTCTCGCTGCGGTGCTCCCGGCCAGCCCCAGCCTGACCGAGCTGCACCTGGGGGACAACGAGCTGGGGGACGGTGGCGTGCGGCGGctgagcaaggggctgcgggatCCCGCCTGCCGGCTGCAGACCCTCAG GCTGTGGCGGTGCCGGCTGACGGCGGCGAGCTGCGGGGCTCTCGCCGCGGTGCTCCCGGCCAGCCCCTGCCTGACCGAGCTGCACCTGGGGGACAACAAGCTGGGGGACGGCGGCGTGCGGCGGCTGAGCGAGGGGCTGCGGGATCCCGCCTGCCGGCTGCAGACCCTCAG CCTGTGGCAGAGCCGGCTCACGGGCGCCTGCTGCGCCGACCTCTGCGCCATGCTCAGCCCCAGCCGGAGCTTGGAGTTCCTGGACCTGAGCGACAACGACCTGGGCGACGCCAGcgtgcagcagctctgcaaggcgCTGGGGCATCCCACCTGCTGCCTGCAGAAGCTGTG GCTGAAGAAATCCGGGTTAAGCACAGAGACGCTGCAGAAGCTGGATGCCCTGAAATGCGGAAAACCCACCCTGAATATAGGCTAcatgtga
- the NLRP6 gene encoding NACHT, LRR and PYD domains-containing protein 6 isoform X1 has protein sequence MGQYVSKKRAPSRGIPPGTAGELLLQALEDLTQIDFKKFRDALAHGDLQGRRCIPRGRLEKADWMDTKNLMLDFYGGEAALDVAIAVFERIHLRNAADLLRESRERALGPAPLLGSSSPDFQRNYKKAIRQAYSRIKDQNARVGDNVSLNARYSRLVIVNKHRDKEEREHEIVAMGRRHAEIIKEQASASIVVGDLFKPGPDGWTPKEVVLLGAAGVGKTMTARKIMLDWASDKVFAEFDYVFYIHCREGNLLTSQASMADLITQCYPGSSPPLAEMLGQTERLLFIIDGFDELRFSVDRPLSELCSQPFEQRPVEIILSSLFRRRLLPKSSLLVTTRPAALRKLGKCLECERYAEILGFDEAEREEYFHKFFENAEQAAAAFQFVRGNETLFTMCLVPIVCWIVCTVMKQQLGCAGGLTQSPKTTTGIYILYLLALLQSLSGPVKQGMPAVLRRLCCLAADGVWRQKVLFEEKEVQGYALDQREALPLLLNEHLFQKDISCISTYSFIHLSFQEFFAALFYLLEDEGEARDPPAGPTREVKALLESYGNSRNYFMMTVRFLFGLLNKDRRRELEEEMGCKISPRITQELLVWLQKSQQTALALLEEETAVIREMEVCHCLYELQDERFVVTALDPFTGVYLRGINLNRFDQIVLAFSIKHFPKLESLDLGHCSFLWDHPEHPAGPQPAQPARRCVRSLRALRAAVAPRRGWSPAREIQQEEGKQSPIHLLCQALEKSGCKLKTLRFDRCQLTGACCGALASVLSMKPTLVELDLAGNEDLRDGGVKLLCEGLACGGCRLQILRLGCCNLTAAGCGALAAALGSLPALAQLDLSDNPLGDGGVRELCTALAGPGCSLQKLWLWRCRLTAASCGALAAVLPASPSLTELHLGDNELGDGGVRRLSKGLRDPACRLQTLRLWRCRLTAASCGALAAVLPASPCLTELHLGDNKLGDGGVRRLSEGLRDPACRLQTLSLWQSRLTGACCADLCAMLSPSRSLEFLDLSDNDLGDASVQQLCKALGHPTCCLQKLWLKKSGLSTETLQKLDALKCGKPTLNIGYM, from the exons ATGGGGCAGTACGTCAGCAAGAAGCGCGCCCCGAGCAGGGGCATCCCCCCGGGCACCgccggggagctgctgctccaggccCTGGAAGACCTCACCcagatagattttaaaaaatttcgGGATGCGCTGGCGCACGGAGACCTGCAGGGCAGGCGCTGCATTCCCAGGGGGCGGCTGGAGAAGGCTGACTGGATGGACACGAAGAACCTCATGCTGGATTTCTATGGCGGGGAGGCTGCCCTGGATGTGGCGATAGCTGTCTTCGAGCGCATCCACCTCCGCAACGCTGCCGACCTGCTCCGGGAAAGcagggagagag ccctggggccCGCTCCTCTGCTGGGTTCATCGTCACCAG ATTTCCAGAGGAATTACAAAAAAGCCATACGCCAGGCGTACAGCCGCATAAAGGACCAAAACGCCCGGGTGGGCGATAACGTGAGCCTGAACGCCAGGTACTCGAGGCTGGTGATCGTCAACAAGCACCGCGACAAGGAGGAACGGGAGCATGAGATCGTGGCTATGGGGCGGAGGCACGCGGAGATCATTAAGGAGCAGGCCAGCGCCTCCATCGTGGTGGGCGACCTCTTCAAGCCCGGCCCGGACGGCTGGACCCCCAAGGAGGTGGTGCTGCTGGGGGCCGCGGGCGTGGGCAAGACGATGACAGCCAGGAAGATCATGCTGGACTGGGCGTCCGACAAGGTGTTTGCGGAGTTTGACTACGTCTTCTACATCCACTGCCGGGAGGGCAACCTCCTCACCAGCCAGGCCAGCATGGCCGATCTCATCACCCAGTGCTACCCCGGCAGCTCTCCGCCGCTCGCTGAGATGCTGGGGCAGACGGAGAGGCTCCTGTTCATCATCGATGGCTTTGACGAGCTCCGCTTTTCCGTCGACCGGCCCCTGTCCGAGCTGTGCTCCCAGCCCTTCGAGCAGAGGCCGGTGGAGATCATCCTGAGCAGCCTCTTCCGCCGGAGGCTCCTGCCCAAGAGCTCCCTGCTGGTCACCACCAGGCCGGCCGCCTTGCGGAAGCTGGGCAAGTGCCTGGAGTGTGAGCGCTACGCCGAAATCCTGGGCTTTGATGAGGCGGAGAGGGAGGAGTATTTCCACAAGTTCTTCGAAAACGCGGAGCAGGCGGCTGCCGCCTTCCAGTTCGTCAGAGGCAACGAGACGCTCTTCACCATGTGCCTGGTGCCCATTGTGTGCTGGATCGTCTGCACCGTCATGAAGCAGCAACTTGGCTGCGCCGGGGGTCTCACCCAAAGCCCGAAGACAACGACGGGGATCTACATCCTCTACCTCTTGGCCCTGCTGCAGTCGCTGAGTGGGCCGGTGAAGCAAGGCATGCCCGCGGTGCTCAGGAGGCTCTGCTGCCTGGCGGCCGACGGCGTCTGGAGGCAGAAGGTCCTCTTTGAGGAGAAGGAGGTGCAGGGGTACGCCCTGGACCAGCGGGAAGCCCTCCCGCTCCTGCTCAACGAGCACCTCTTCCAGAAGGACATCTCCTGCATCAGCACCTACAGCTTCATCCACCTCAGCTTCCAGGAGTTTTTCGCGGCGCTCTTCTACCTGCTGGAAGATGAGGGGGAGGCACGGGACCCCCccgccggtcccaccagggaggtgAAGGCGCTGCTGGAGAGCTACGGCAACTCCAGGAACTACTTCATGATGACCGTGCGGTTCCTCTTTGGGCTCCTCAACAAGGACcgcaggagggagctggaggaggagatgggctgTAAAATCTCCCCCAGGATTACGCAGGAATTACTGGTGTGGCTTCAAAAGAGCCAGCAAACGGCCCTGGCTCTTCTGGAGGAGGAGACGGCGGTGATTCGTGAGATGGAGGTCTGCCACTGCCTGTACGAGCTCCAGGACGAGCGTTTTGTAGTGACTGCCTTGGATCCCTTCACGGGGGTGTACCTGCGAGGGATCAACCTCAACCGCTTCGACCAAATCGTCCTGGCCTTCAGCATAAAACACTTCCCCAAGCTGGAGTCGCTGGACCTGGGCCACTGCTCCTTCCTGTGGGACCACCCCGAGCACCCTGCGGGCCCGCAGCCGGCCCAGCCGGCACGTCGGTGCGTACGGTCCCTTAGGGCCCTAAGGGCTGCGGTCGCCCCGCGGCGAGGCTGGTCCCCTGCCAG GGAAATACAGCAAGAGGAGGGAAAGCAGTCGCCCATCCACCTGCTTTGTCAAGCCTTGGAAAAATCAGGCTGCAAATTAAAGACATTAAG GTTTGATCGGTGCCAGCTCACAGGCGCCTGCTGCGGGGCTCTGGCCTCCGTCCTCAGCATGAAACCCACCCTGGTGGAGCTGGACCTGGCTGGGAACGAGGACCTGCGGGACGGTGGCGTGAAGCTGCTGTGCGAGGGGCTGGCGTGCGGCGGCTGCCGGCTGCAGATACTGCG GTTGGGCTGCTGCAACCTGACGGCCGCGGGCTGCGGGGCCCTGGCCGCCGCGCTGGGTTCCCTGCCCGCCCTGGCGCAGCTGGACCTGAGCGACAACCCCCTGGGGGACGGCGGCGTGCGGGAGCTGTGCACGGCGCTGGCGGGGCCCGGCTGCAGCCTGCAGAAGCTCTG GCTGTGGCGGTGCCGGCTGACGGCGGCGAGCTGCGGGGCTCTCGCTGCGGTGCTCCCGGCCAGCCCCAGCCTGACCGAGCTGCACCTGGGGGACAACGAGCTGGGGGACGGTGGCGTGCGGCGGctgagcaaggggctgcgggatCCCGCCTGCCGGCTGCAGACCCTCAG GCTGTGGCGGTGCCGGCTGACGGCGGCGAGCTGCGGGGCTCTCGCCGCGGTGCTCCCGGCCAGCCCCTGCCTGACCGAGCTGCACCTGGGGGACAACAAGCTGGGGGACGGCGGCGTGCGGCGGCTGAGCGAGGGGCTGCGGGATCCCGCCTGCCGGCTGCAGACCCTCAG CCTGTGGCAGAGCCGGCTCACGGGCGCCTGCTGCGCCGACCTCTGCGCCATGCTCAGCCCCAGCCGGAGCTTGGAGTTCCTGGACCTGAGCGACAACGACCTGGGCGACGCCAGcgtgcagcagctctgcaaggcgCTGGGGCATCCCACCTGCTGCCTGCAGAAGCTGTG GCTGAAGAAATCCGGGTTAAGCACAGAGACGCTGCAGAAGCTGGATGCCCTGAAATGCGGAAAACCCACCCTGAATATAGGCTAcatgtga
- the LRRC55 gene encoding leucine-rich repeat-containing protein 55 isoform X2 produces the protein MLLGPWLVAAAAAAVAAGAGAGCPVLCTCRGQAVDCSGQRLFSVPPELPLDTGNLSLAHNRIASIPPGYLACYGQLRALDLRNNSLAALPAGLFLGARRLAHLDLSYNNFSLVAADMFLEASGLLRLDLSHNPGLRRVHPQAFRGLAQLRELDLSYGGLSAISLDALEGLPGLVGLRLGGNPWVCGCAMEPFLKWLRGRIQRCASDSQLAECRAPPEVAGAPLLSLTEESFQACHLTLTLDDYLFIAFVGFVVSIASVATNFLLGITANCCHRWSKASEDEDV, from the exons atgCTGCTGGGCCCCTggctggtggcggcggcggcggcggcggtggcggcgggtgCCGGGGCGGGCTGCCCGGTGCTGTGCACGTGCCGCGGGCAGGCGGTGGACTGCAGCGGGCAGCGGCTCTTCTCCGTGCCCCCCGAGCTGCCGCTGGACACCGGCAACCTCAGCCTGGCCCACAACCGCATCGCCAGCATCCCGCCGGGCTACCTGGCCTGCTACGGCCAGCTGCGGGCCCTCGACCTGCGCAACAACTCGCTGGCGGCCCTGCCGgccgggctcttcctgggggcccGCCGCCTGGCCCACCTCGACCTCAGCTACAACAACTTCAGCCTGGTGGCCGCCGACATGTTCCTGGAGGCCAGCGGGCTGCTGCGCCTGGACCTCAGCCACAACCCCGGCCTGCGCCGCGTCCACCCCCAGGCCTTCCGCGGGCTGGCCCAGCTGCGGGAGCTGGACCTCAGCTACGGGGGGCTGTCGGCCATCAGCCTGGACGCCCTggaggggctgccggggctggtggggctgcgcCTGGGCGGCAACCCCTGGGTGTGCGGCTGCGCCATGGAGCCCTTCCTCAAGTGGCTGCGGGGACGTATCCAGCGCTGCGCCTCGG ATTCGCAGCTGGCCGAGTGCCGGGCCCCCCCCGAGGTGGCGGGAGCCCCCCTGCTCTCCCTGACGGAGGAGAGCTTCCAGGCCTGCCACCTCACCCTGACGCTGGACGACTATCTCTTCATCGCCTTCGTCGGCTTCGTCGTCTCCATCGCCTCGGTGGCCACCAACTTCCTGCTGGGCATCACCGCCAACTGCTGCCACCGCTGGAGCAAGGCCAGCGAGGACGAGGACGTTTAG